A single genomic interval of Asinibacterium sp. OR53 harbors:
- the ispG gene encoding (E)-4-hydroxy-3-methylbut-2-enyl-diphosphate synthase, with amino-acid sequence MQLYCNSVTQYKRLPTREVKIGDLLLGNGHPIRLQTMTTTDTMDTIATVEQSIRCIEAGAELVRITAPSKKEAENLLHIKNELRKRGYHTPLVADIHFTPNAAEIAARIVEKVRVNPGNYVDKKKFELLEYTDVEYAEEIDRIRERFTPLVKICKEHGTAMRIGTNHGSLSDRIMSRYGDTPMGMVESAMEFLRIARGESYHNIVLSMKASNPQVMVQAYRLLIQQMAAEFGECYPLHLGVTEAGDGEDGRVKSAAGIGTLLEDGVGDTIRVSLTEDPEFEIPVCKDLVKRYTSATSVGTGIPAIEKIPYDPFSYQRRECFEVGNIGGKQVPVVVADLSKVDKITPASLESIGYRYDEKLDKWNISDTAADYVFTGHQLLDFALPGTLKVIAYAGAWAMAADKEKYFPVYNASGFVLAENRHSKNFVMLDCFSDETPINDFSHLDELANDPSVILCLSSGRQHAMPAVRRMFMELLQRKIQNPVILMTDSSWETADEHLIHFATEAGALLLDGFGDGIWLGMKAKSYEQLEANKSATSGRNYLNNTTVEQFVNATAFSILQATRTRISKTEYISCPSCGRTLFDLQETTARIREVTNHLKGVKIAIMGCIVNGPGEMADADFGYVGSGVGKITLYKGKEIVKRNVESEVAVDELINILKEHGAWVEPAGL; translated from the coding sequence ATGCAATTGTATTGTAATTCTGTTACCCAGTATAAACGGCTACCAACCCGGGAAGTGAAGATTGGAGACTTGTTATTGGGAAATGGCCATCCTATCAGGCTGCAAACCATGACCACCACGGATACCATGGATACCATTGCTACGGTAGAACAAAGTATCCGTTGTATTGAAGCAGGGGCTGAATTGGTGCGTATTACGGCGCCCAGCAAGAAGGAAGCGGAGAACCTGCTGCACATCAAAAACGAACTACGGAAAAGAGGATATCATACGCCACTTGTTGCCGACATCCATTTTACACCCAATGCAGCAGAGATCGCAGCCCGTATTGTAGAAAAAGTAAGGGTCAATCCCGGTAATTATGTAGATAAGAAAAAGTTCGAACTCCTCGAATACACCGATGTGGAATATGCGGAAGAGATCGATCGCATCCGCGAACGCTTTACACCGCTGGTAAAGATTTGCAAAGAACATGGAACAGCCATGCGCATCGGTACCAATCATGGCTCGTTGAGCGACCGCATCATGAGCCGCTATGGAGATACACCCATGGGCATGGTAGAAAGCGCCATGGAGTTTTTAAGGATCGCCAGGGGAGAAAGCTATCACAATATTGTATTGAGCATGAAAGCCAGCAACCCGCAGGTAATGGTGCAGGCTTATCGTTTGCTGATACAACAAATGGCTGCAGAATTTGGTGAATGCTATCCGCTGCACCTGGGCGTTACAGAAGCAGGAGACGGGGAAGATGGAAGGGTTAAAAGCGCTGCCGGTATCGGAACCCTGCTGGAAGATGGTGTGGGAGATACCATACGCGTTAGTTTAACAGAAGACCCAGAATTTGAAATACCCGTATGCAAAGACCTGGTAAAACGTTATACATCCGCAACATCGGTTGGTACAGGCATCCCGGCAATAGAGAAAATACCGTATGATCCTTTCAGTTATCAACGCAGGGAATGTTTCGAAGTGGGAAATATCGGCGGCAAACAAGTGCCTGTTGTAGTGGCCGATCTGAGCAAGGTAGACAAGATCACACCGGCTAGCCTGGAAAGCATTGGCTACCGGTACGATGAAAAACTCGACAAGTGGAATATCAGTGATACGGCAGCCGATTATGTGTTCACCGGCCACCAGCTACTCGATTTTGCCCTTCCCGGAACGTTGAAAGTGATTGCGTATGCGGGTGCCTGGGCGATGGCTGCCGATAAGGAAAAATATTTCCCTGTATATAATGCATCGGGTTTTGTATTGGCAGAAAACAGGCACTCGAAGAATTTTGTGATGCTGGATTGTTTCAGTGATGAAACGCCCATCAATGATTTTTCTCACCTCGATGAACTGGCCAACGATCCTTCAGTAATACTTTGTCTCAGTAGTGGCCGGCAACACGCAATGCCCGCTGTTCGCCGCATGTTCATGGAATTACTGCAAAGAAAAATACAGAACCCGGTGATACTGATGACAGACAGTTCATGGGAAACAGCCGATGAACACCTGATCCATTTTGCAACAGAAGCGGGTGCATTACTGCTCGATGGGTTTGGCGATGGGATATGGCTGGGCATGAAAGCAAAAAGCTATGAACAATTGGAAGCGAACAAAAGCGCTACCAGCGGCAGGAATTACCTGAACAACACCACTGTTGAACAATTTGTGAACGCAACGGCTTTCAGTATCCTGCAAGCCACGCGTACCCGGATATCGAAGACAGAATACATTTCTTGTCCCAGTTGCGGCCGTACTTTGTTCGACCTGCAGGAAACCACTGCCAGGATCAGGGAAGTAACCAATCACCTCAAAGGTGTTAAGATTGCCATCATGGGTTGCATTGTAAACGGACCCGGCGAGATGGCCGATGCCGATTTTGGATATGTGGGAAGCGGGGTTGGTAAAATCACTTTGTATAAAGGAAAAGAAATAGTGAAGCGGAACGTGGAAAGTGAAGTAGCGGTAGATGAGCTGATCAATATATTGAAAGAACATGGCGCCTGGGTGGAACCGGCAGGGCTATGA
- a CDS encoding penicillin-binding transpeptidase domain-containing protein, translated as MKNSVSFLLCCMAVILSVCISACSPNNVTIDNSLRKYFDTNHVKGTFGLYDNGTGQFIIYNLERFKDSAYLPASTFKIVNSLIGIETGKIVDEKMVIKWDGMIRKYPNGDTATGWNKDLTMLEAFKASAVPYYQEVARRIGKDTMQHWLDSLKYGNHIINGAIDTFWLNNTLKVTADEQMGLLKELYFGKLPFQKRTQEIVKKALLQESNANYQLSYKTGWGFLPNGNALGWMVGWIEENHHPYFFAMNVEGPHNTPMTPLRLDILKAILKERGFFEGKR; from the coding sequence ATGAAAAACAGCGTTTCATTCCTGTTGTGTTGCATGGCTGTGATACTCTCCGTATGCATCTCAGCTTGTTCTCCGAATAATGTTACCATTGATAACAGTCTCCGGAAATATTTCGATACAAACCATGTAAAAGGAACATTCGGACTATACGATAACGGAACGGGGCAGTTTATTATTTACAACCTTGAACGGTTTAAAGATTCTGCGTATTTACCCGCTTCTACATTCAAGATCGTTAACTCGCTCATAGGTATTGAAACAGGTAAGATCGTTGATGAAAAAATGGTCATTAAATGGGATGGGATGATTCGCAAATATCCCAACGGAGATACGGCAACTGGATGGAATAAAGACCTTACAATGCTGGAAGCATTCAAAGCATCTGCTGTTCCCTATTACCAGGAAGTAGCGAGAAGAATTGGAAAGGATACCATGCAGCACTGGCTCGACAGCCTGAAGTATGGTAATCATATTATCAACGGCGCTATTGATACATTTTGGTTGAATAATACATTAAAGGTGACGGCCGATGAACAGATGGGACTGCTGAAAGAACTGTATTTCGGAAAATTACCTTTTCAGAAGCGTACCCAGGAAATTGTTAAGAAAGCCCTGCTGCAAGAAAGCAATGCCAATTACCAGCTCAGCTATAAAACTGGTTGGGGTTTTCTGCCCAATGGCAATGCCCTGGGCTGGATGGTTGGATGGATAGAAGAAAACCATCATCCTTATTTCTTTGCCATGAACGTTGAAGGCCCCCATAATACGCCCATGACACCGCTGCGGCTGGATATACTGAAGGCCATCCTGAAAGAAAGGGGCTTTTTCGAGGGAAAACGCTGA
- the kbl gene encoding glycine C-acetyltransferase, which yields MNNHFTNRIAQELKEIEEAGLFKKERIITSEQGPEIVVNGKKVLNFCANNYLGLSSHPKVIEAAHAAIDSHGYGMSSVRFICGTQDIHKELEQKIAQFLGTEDTILYAAAFDANGGVFEPLFNEQDAIISDALNHASIIDGVRLCKAQRFRYEHNNMADLEVKLKEAAGCRSRIIVTDGSFSMDGTIAQLDKICDLADQYDAVVMIDECHSSGFLGKTGRGTHEYRNVMGRIDIITGTLGKALGGASGGFTSGKKEVIEMLRQRSRPYLFSNTVAPSIVGASIAVLDMLTETTELRDKLEHNTKYFRSKMTEAGFDIKPGDHPIVPIMLYDAVVAQQFAAKLLDEGVYVIGFFYPVVAKGLARIRVQLSAAHEQAHLDKAIAAFTKVGKELGVLK from the coding sequence ATGAATAATCATTTTACCAACCGCATTGCGCAGGAATTAAAGGAGATAGAAGAAGCCGGACTGTTCAAAAAAGAAAGGATTATTACCAGTGAACAAGGCCCGGAAATTGTAGTGAACGGCAAAAAAGTATTGAATTTCTGTGCCAATAATTACCTCGGACTCTCGTCCCACCCCAAAGTGATCGAAGCGGCGCATGCAGCCATTGACAGCCATGGCTACGGTATGAGCAGCGTGCGCTTCATCTGCGGCACCCAGGATATCCATAAAGAACTGGAGCAAAAGATCGCCCAATTCCTCGGGACCGAAGATACCATATTGTACGCCGCCGCATTCGACGCGAACGGTGGTGTATTCGAACCCCTGTTCAACGAGCAGGATGCCATTATCAGTGATGCGCTCAACCATGCATCCATTATCGATGGGGTGCGTTTGTGTAAAGCGCAGCGTTTTCGTTACGAGCACAACAACATGGCCGACCTGGAAGTCAAGCTGAAAGAAGCGGCAGGTTGCCGGAGCCGTATCATTGTAACAGACGGCTCTTTCAGTATGGATGGCACTATCGCCCAACTGGATAAGATCTGCGACCTGGCCGATCAATATGATGCTGTAGTGATGATCGACGAATGCCATTCTTCCGGCTTCCTGGGTAAAACAGGTCGCGGTACCCATGAATATAGGAATGTGATGGGCAGGATCGATATCATTACCGGCACACTGGGTAAAGCGCTTGGCGGTGCCAGTGGCGGATTTACTTCCGGAAAAAAAGAAGTGATCGAGATGCTGCGCCAGCGGAGCCGGCCTTACCTCTTCTCCAATACAGTAGCACCTTCTATTGTAGGGGCTTCCATTGCAGTGCTGGATATGCTTACCGAAACCACTGAGCTGCGTGATAAGCTCGAACACAATACAAAATACTTCCGGTCGAAAATGACGGAAGCCGGCTTCGATATCAAACCCGGTGATCATCCCATCGTTCCCATCATGCTCTACGATGCAGTAGTGGCGCAGCAGTTCGCAGCTAAATTGTTGGATGAAGGCGTGTACGTGATCGGTTTCTTCTACCCGGTGGTAGCCAAAGGACTTGCACGTATCCGCGTGCAACTGAGCGCTGCACATGAACAGGCGCATCTCGACAAAGCCATTGCCGCATTCACCAAAGTGGGTAAGGAACTGGGCGTATTGAAATAA
- a CDS encoding response regulator transcription factor, which yields MSIKVLYVEDELFLGKIVKESLETRGFEVVMEADGNQVLEQFTNERPDICVLDVMLPGRSGFELAKDIRKLNDDVPIIFLTAKTQTDDVLTGFRLGANDYIRKPFSMEELIVRIENSLRIKKEPLLTTNGDTIPLGKFQFHLNKQLLQGGAEERKLSYRETELIKYLYQHRNDVIDRRELLNHIWGNDSFFNSRNLDVYITKIRGYLKDDMNLEIITIKGVGYRFVV from the coding sequence ATGAGCATCAAAGTATTATATGTGGAAGACGAGCTCTTCCTGGGAAAGATCGTAAAAGAATCGCTCGAGACACGTGGCTTTGAAGTGGTCATGGAAGCTGATGGGAACCAGGTGCTGGAACAGTTTACAAACGAGCGCCCGGATATCTGTGTGTTGGATGTGATGCTGCCCGGTCGCAGTGGATTTGAACTGGCAAAAGATATCCGTAAACTGAATGATGATGTACCTATTATTTTCCTGACGGCCAAAACACAGACGGATGATGTGCTTACAGGGTTTAGACTGGGGGCCAATGATTACATACGAAAACCCTTCAGTATGGAAGAATTGATTGTACGGATAGAAAATTCACTGCGTATAAAAAAGGAGCCGTTATTGACAACAAATGGAGATACCATCCCGCTGGGCAAATTCCAGTTCCACCTCAACAAACAATTATTGCAGGGAGGCGCCGAAGAGCGGAAACTCTCTTACCGCGAAACCGAACTGATCAAATACCTTTATCAGCACCGCAACGATGTGATAGACAGGCGGGAACTACTCAACCATATCTGGGGTAACGATTCCTTCTTCAACAGCCGTAACCTGGATGTATATATTACCAAGATCAGGGGATACCTGAAAGACGATATGAACCTGGAGATCATTACCATTAAAGGGGTAGGGTATCGTTTTGTTGTCTAA
- a CDS encoding cell wall metabolism sensor histidine kinase WalK: MNKLQISRALMIATILVLATFEGYWLNKLYRDEYKGLNNGVEVAFRGAIDKLQRGLYEKDTSLTALVVPDTDKRHIARLSTSQTVRTAPRIKRRVQYRRDHREDSTFHFRFAGPEIHDEVTGVPPPRLIELMLRRKAELMLKDKIVLRDSVPLNHVRKDFPTIIISYSNSTGDSTSLRLSNDTLVKVNEVAKFDQFERKDNVNIIYHPQRMRVPVYPNFSVRLPMPAKVESHLRRPPPPPPEEDTIATAPVPEKIQIKKRYKPTSDIVTFFNTNRTLNDSIPVARVDSAYRAELARLMNGYPPYNISFKSYRNTLPVKADFEKDSTKEVTTSKVFVGFNTPYAYQAHFSGVQQYILGKMRMQIGGSVLLLLLVLVSFIIMYRNIMAQQKLANIKNDFISNITHELKTPIATVSVAIEALRNFNAIRSPEKTKEYLDISASELQRLGLLVDKVLKLSMFENKKVELKKEQFDMKVLIEKTLTTMRLQLEKQNARVSFTTEGSSFLIEADKLHITSVIYNLLDNALKYSAGVPVIQIVLKAVQENILELKVSDNGVGIAHQYQQKVFDKFFRVPMGNQHNIKGYGLGLSYVAEIVKQHMGYIYVESILGKGSAFIVKLPVAAADEIRFDEHRVIRKKTI, translated from the coding sequence ATGAACAAGCTTCAGATTTCGCGTGCGTTGATGATTGCGACCATACTGGTACTGGCGACATTTGAAGGATATTGGTTGAACAAGCTGTACAGGGATGAATACAAAGGCCTGAACAATGGAGTGGAAGTGGCTTTCAGGGGCGCGATAGACAAATTGCAGCGCGGTTTGTATGAAAAAGATACTTCATTAACTGCTTTAGTCGTTCCCGACACGGATAAACGGCATATAGCTAGATTGAGCACTTCGCAGACTGTAAGAACAGCACCACGAATCAAACGAAGAGTGCAGTATAGACGGGATCATAGGGAAGACTCAACATTTCATTTCAGGTTTGCAGGACCGGAAATACATGATGAAGTAACAGGAGTTCCTCCTCCCAGGCTGATTGAACTGATGTTGCGGAGAAAAGCCGAGCTGATGTTGAAGGATAAAATTGTCCTCAGAGATTCAGTTCCTTTGAACCATGTCAGGAAAGATTTCCCCACCATCATCATAAGTTATAGTAATAGCACAGGTGACAGCACTTCTCTTCGCTTATCCAATGACACATTGGTAAAAGTTAATGAGGTAGCAAAGTTTGATCAATTTGAGCGGAAAGACAATGTCAACATAATATATCATCCGCAAAGGATGCGGGTGCCCGTTTACCCTAATTTTTCCGTGCGGCTCCCGATGCCTGCAAAGGTCGAATCACATCTTCGCAGGCCGCCACCGCCACCACCGGAAGAAGATACGATCGCAACAGCCCCTGTTCCGGAAAAGATTCAAATAAAAAAGCGCTATAAACCCACTTCGGACATTGTTACTTTCTTCAATACAAATAGAACACTGAACGATTCTATACCGGTTGCACGCGTTGATTCGGCCTATAGAGCAGAGTTGGCAAGGCTCATGAACGGTTACCCTCCTTACAATATCAGCTTCAAATCTTATAGAAATACATTGCCTGTAAAAGCAGATTTTGAGAAAGACAGTACCAAAGAAGTAACCACTTCGAAAGTATTTGTAGGATTCAATACACCTTACGCTTACCAGGCGCATTTCTCCGGTGTGCAACAATACATTCTTGGTAAAATGCGCATGCAAATTGGCGGTTCTGTCCTGTTGCTCTTACTGGTGCTGGTTTCTTTCATCATCATGTACCGGAATATCATGGCGCAACAAAAGCTGGCCAATATCAAAAACGATTTCATCAGCAATATCACACACGAACTGAAAACACCTATCGCAACAGTAAGTGTTGCCATAGAAGCGCTGCGCAACTTCAATGCCATCAGGAGCCCGGAAAAGACCAAAGAGTACCTGGATATTTCAGCTTCCGAATTGCAAAGACTGGGCTTGTTGGTAGATAAAGTACTTAAGTTATCAATGTTTGAAAACAAAAAAGTAGAACTGAAAAAAGAGCAATTCGACATGAAAGTATTGATCGAGAAAACCCTCACTACCATGCGGTTGCAATTGGAAAAGCAAAACGCCCGGGTATCTTTTACCACCGAAGGCAGTTCCTTCCTGATTGAAGCAGATAAATTGCATATTACCAGTGTTATTTATAACTTACTGGATAATGCGTTGAAATACAGCGCCGGCGTACCAGTCATTCAAATAGTGTTGAAAGCTGTACAGGAGAATATTCTTGAATTGAAAGTGAGTGATAACGGTGTAGGCATTGCACACCAGTACCAACAGAAAGTCTTTGATAAATTCTTCAGGGTGCCGATGGGAAACCAGCACAACATCAAGGGATATGGATTGGGATTGAGCTATGTTGCTGAGATCGTGAAACAACACATGGGGTATATTTATGTTGAAAGTATATTGGGAAAAGGAAGCGCTTTCATTGTAAAACTCCCGGTTGCAGCGGCCGATGAGATCCGGTTTGATGAGCATCGCGTGATCAGAAAGAAAACTATATGA
- a CDS encoding FKBP-type peptidyl-prolyl cis-trans isomerase, with product MKKTIILAGALLCVVNMFAQVKKPVATIKKAPAKATATVNPFKGSTDSASYALGVRIAQNLKNSGFDKLNLSMVQKAMTDVLQNKKILIEEATLDACIGAYQQKVSTEKAMVAKQEGKVFLATNGKRSGVVTLPSGLQYEIIKAGTGTAKPALSDTVKCHYHGTLINGTVFDSSVDRGEPISFPLNRVIKGWQDALQLMTVGSKWKLYIPSDLAYGDRAAGAIPPGSTLIFEVELLGITK from the coding sequence ATGAAAAAAACGATCATCCTGGCTGGCGCGCTTTTATGCGTAGTAAATATGTTTGCGCAGGTTAAAAAGCCTGTTGCCACTATAAAAAAAGCTCCCGCGAAAGCAACCGCAACGGTTAATCCTTTCAAAGGAAGCACAGACAGCGCCAGTTATGCGCTGGGCGTTCGGATCGCGCAGAACCTGAAGAATTCCGGGTTCGACAAACTGAACCTGTCAATGGTACAAAAAGCTATGACAGATGTATTGCAGAATAAAAAGATATTGATTGAAGAAGCTACACTGGATGCATGCATCGGTGCTTACCAGCAAAAAGTAAGTACTGAAAAAGCTATGGTAGCCAAGCAGGAAGGAAAAGTATTCCTGGCAACCAATGGCAAACGGTCGGGCGTAGTAACATTGCCGAGCGGACTGCAATATGAGATCATCAAAGCCGGAACAGGTACGGCTAAACCCGCACTCAGCGATACAGTGAAATGCCATTACCATGGAACCCTCATCAACGGAACCGTATTCGACAGTTCTGTAGACAGGGGAGAGCCCATCAGTTTTCCGCTGAACAGGGTGATCAAAGGATGGCAGGATGCATTGCAATTGATGACCGTAGGCAGCAAATGGAAATTATACATTCCTTCCGACCTGGCATACGGCGACAGGGCTGCCGGAGCCATTCCTCCGGGATCAACATTGATATTTGAAGTAGAGCTGTTGGGTATCACAAAATAG
- the argH gene encoding argininosuccinate lyase codes for MKLWQKNTSVSGAVEQFTVGKDPEFDLLLAPFDTLGSMAHVKMLATVGLLTRSEADTVIEELKKIYALCKEGSFVIEAGVEDVHSQVELLLTRKLGDAGKKIHSARSRNDQVLVDVKLYLRHEIEMLVQAVEPFFQLLIRQSEQFKQYLLPGYTHLQLAMPSSFGLWFGAYAESLVDDMTTLQAAFKVVNKNPLGSAAGYGSSFPINRTLTTQLLGFADLNYNVVYAQMGRGKAERITAMALANLADTLARLSMDACLYLNQNFDFISFPAELTTGSSIMPHKKNPDVFELIRSHCNRIKALPNEIMLMTANLPSGYHRDLQLLKEHLFPAFQTLKDCIQMATLMLDNIRIKENILADEKYKYAFSVEEVNKLVLNGVPFRDAYKQVGMDIEEGKFTYSTALNHVHEGSIGNLCNDKITGMMHEVIDGFGFEKVHRAVDTLIKG; via the coding sequence ATGAAACTGTGGCAAAAAAATACGAGTGTATCGGGTGCAGTGGAGCAGTTTACCGTTGGTAAAGATCCTGAATTCGATCTGTTGCTGGCTCCTTTCGATACACTTGGCTCAATGGCCCACGTGAAAATGCTTGCAACGGTTGGGTTGCTTACCCGGTCAGAGGCGGATACGGTGATCGAGGAATTGAAAAAGATTTATGCACTCTGCAAAGAAGGATCATTTGTGATTGAAGCAGGTGTTGAAGATGTGCATTCACAGGTTGAATTGTTACTGACCCGCAAACTGGGTGATGCCGGAAAAAAAATTCACAGCGCCAGGAGTCGCAACGACCAGGTGCTGGTAGATGTCAAACTATACCTGCGGCATGAAATTGAAATGCTGGTGCAAGCAGTTGAGCCTTTTTTTCAACTGCTGATCAGGCAGAGCGAACAATTCAAACAATACCTGCTGCCAGGCTATACCCATTTGCAACTGGCCATGCCTTCTTCATTCGGACTCTGGTTCGGCGCTTACGCAGAAAGCCTGGTAGATGATATGACTACTTTGCAGGCAGCATTTAAAGTAGTGAACAAAAATCCGTTAGGCTCTGCAGCAGGGTATGGTTCTTCTTTCCCTATCAACAGAACGCTTACCACACAATTGTTGGGTTTCGCCGACCTGAATTATAACGTGGTATATGCACAAATGGGAAGAGGCAAGGCTGAGCGCATTACTGCCATGGCCCTGGCCAACCTTGCCGATACATTGGCGCGGCTGAGCATGGATGCCTGTCTCTACCTGAACCAGAACTTCGACTTCATCAGTTTTCCGGCAGAGCTCACCACAGGATCGAGCATCATGCCGCATAAAAAGAATCCGGATGTTTTTGAACTGATCCGCTCGCATTGCAATCGCATCAAAGCATTGCCCAATGAGATCATGCTCATGACTGCGAACCTGCCTTCGGGCTACCACCGCGATCTGCAACTGCTCAAAGAACACCTATTCCCGGCTTTTCAAACGCTGAAAGACTGCATACAGATGGCTACGCTGATGCTGGATAATATCCGTATAAAAGAAAATATACTCGCTGATGAAAAATACAAATATGCATTCAGTGTTGAAGAAGTGAATAAGCTGGTACTCAACGGCGTGCCTTTCAGGGACGCATATAAACAAGTAGGCATGGATATCGAGGAAGGAAAATTTACTTATTCTACTGCACTGAACCATGTGCATGAAGGCAGCATCGGCAACCTCTGTAACGATAAGATAACAGGTATGATGCATGAAGTCATCGATGGCTTTGGTTTTGAAAAGGTACACAGGGCAGTAGATACCTTGATAAAAGGGTAA